ACTTCCTTACGGTATTGCTCTATAGAACTGGGTTTAAGTTTTTCCAGTACCATATGGACCATTTGATTATTTTCTTTGAAATACTGCGGAAGATAGACCTTCAGATTTCCCTCATAAGTTTGCTGATCAAAATCGATGGGACGAATTCTGTAAATAACCTGGTCGAAATCGTGGATTGGAATAACAACATAATTATAAGACCTCATATCACCAAGAAGCCCAATGAGACAGCGTTCATTGAATTTTACAAATTCCTTGGAAATCTGCGCCTTTTCAAGTTCCGTACAGTTGAATAGATGTTTCTGAATAAAAACATCTCCGGGTATTCCTAAAATATGCTCTTCAATTAAAGTGTTTTTATAAACCAGATAATTAATTCGGTTGGTAGAAAGCAGGTCTTCAAGTTCCAGTCCGAATATTCGGGAAGCATCCGCCTGTTTAATATAAAAATAAGTATAATTATCATTAAGTATATTTCTCACCCTAATCCGAAAAGGTTTAGAATTTCCAAAAGTACAAAAGTCGATGGTATCCACTTTCAGATAAGGTAAAGTAGCAATATCTCCATCAGAATGAAGGAGGGTGTAGATTTTATTTAAATTAGCCTCTATTTCCAGAAAGTCATATTCAGAATATAAAACCCCGAGCCACAATGTATCTTTGCCCTCTTTATCCAGAATATTCACACTGTCACTAAACCTCAGGAGGTCTTCATACAGAAACTTAATTTTAGTAGTTCTGTTATATTTTTCCAGATATTGATGTAATGCTTCTGAAATTGGAAATATAGGTTTTCTAAACGCTATTTTTACATCTTTCATAATACTGTTCCCTTTGCTTAAATATAAAGATTTTTTTTTTGAAGCGTCTGAAGAATTCCCATTTTAACACTCATTTACTGTTTTTCTATACCAGTAAACCAATCAAAAATTTTATTTATTTTTTCTTAAACGATTTTATTTATTTTTTCATAGCTTAGTGATATCGTAAGATCATGATTTTATGTTAAATATGTTTAAGGAAATTTAAATAATCCAAGAAAAAACTTGGTAAAATTTTGTATGTTACAGTTTTTTTTTAAATTTAAACATTGGATTGGTAATTTATTTGATTCGTCTGTAAATTACTCAAAGACAGATCCAAAACCAAATAGTAAATCTCAAAATAATAATAATATGGCAATGTTTAATTATGGTGTTGGCGGAAACGAGGTAAAAGTAGACGCTAATGAAGCTATTCAGGAAATACAGGAAAATAAATCACTGATAGTAAGCCAGCTTACAACAGAAGAATCTTATACCCCTGAAATTGTAACAGGATTGAAAACAGTAGAAGACGTTTTCAAACATTTCCAGCCTTCAGTGTCTGTACAGCACGAAACAGAAGACGGAGGAGTGGTTGAAGAAGAATTCCGTTTTCAACATCTTGGCGAATTTACTCCCAAAAGTCTTACTCAAAAGTCAGACTATCTGCAGCAGCTGAGCATAGAACAGGAGCAGTACAATAAAATTGTACGTCAGCTGAAAACAAATAAAATCTTACGCAATATGCTGGAGAACGATCAGACAAGAGCGGCGTTCATAGACGTATTAAAAGAAGTGGCACAAGAACTTGAAAAATAATTAAAGACTTTTAAATCAAATCATGGATAGCAAATTACAGGCGCAAGAAAGCCAACAGCAGGGGCAGCAGCAACACTCAGGGCAGCCGAAAGGAAACCCGCTTGCTGAACTCAATAAAATGGGTGGTTTTGGCTTTGTTGAATCCGTTGTAGACGGTATCGCCAATATGAACCCAACAAGAAAAGCAAGAAAGGAAATCTTTCTTACAGACAGTAATAAATCAGATGAAAGGAAAGAACTTCTTCAGAAGATCAACCTTTGGGTAAGCCTTCTGGAAGGAAGCGAATCTGCAGATAAAATGGCCGAAACGTGCAAAACTAAAGCACAGCAGGCTGACCAGAACTTAAAGACAAACTTAAAAAATACACTGGATGCCGTTCGTATGTTG
This genomic window from Chryseobacterium sp. MEBOG06 contains:
- a CDS encoding type VI secretion system contractile sheath small subunit, translated to MAMFNYGVGGNEVKVDANEAIQEIQENKSLIVSQLTTEESYTPEIVTGLKTVEDVFKHFQPSVSVQHETEDGGVVEEEFRFQHLGEFTPKSLTQKSDYLQQLSIEQEQYNKIVRQLKTNKILRNMLENDQTRAAFIDVLKEVAQELEK